TCTGACCAACGACGAACGGAAAGCCGCCGAAGCTGCGTTCCGTGGCGAGCCCTTCAATCCCGAGTGGTCTCACTCTGCGCGGGAGATGTACGACGGGATCGCCGCCGTCCTCGCCCTCCGCACCTCTGCTGAAAAGCCGTCCTCGTCAGAACAATCCGAAGAGTTTCCGCTCGAACCGGCCCATACGCGCTAGTCGTCGGATCTTCCACATGGAAGCCTCTGCGGGAGTTTCCTCCCTGATGTTCCATCGTCTGATGGTCTCGGCGCAGGCTTCAGGCAGGTCTTGAACACGATCGGGCGGCTCAGGCCCGCTATCGGAGCCTCAGTACATCCAGCATGTCGTACAGACCCGGAGGCTGGGCGACGACCCACTGGGCGGCTCGGAGCGCCCCGCGGGCGAAGGCATCGCGGCTGTGCGCGCGGTGGGTGACTTCGATGCGTTCGCCCAGGCCGCCGAAGAGGACCGTATGGTCCCCGACGATGTCGCCGGCGCGGATGGTCTGGACCCCGATCTCCTGACGCGTCCGTTCCCCGATCATGCCATGGCGTTCATACACGCCGACCTGACCGAGATCCCGATTCATGGCGCGGGCCAAGACTTCGGCGATCTTCATCGCCGTCCCGCTCGGCGCGTCTTTCTTCAGCCGGTGGTGAGCCTCGATCACTTCGATATCGTATTCCTCGCCCAACGTCTTGGCGATCTCCGCCAAGACCTTGAAGAGCACGTTCACGCCGACGCTCATGTTAGGTGAGAAGACGCAGGGCACCTGCTGCGCCAGGCGTTTCAATTCGCCTGTTTCTTGTGGAGTGAAGCCGGTGGTGCCGATCACCATGGCCCGCTTTCGTTTCGAGACCTCTCCAAGGTTCGCGAGGCTTGAAGCAGGAGATGAAAAGTCGATCACCACCTCGCCTTGCTCTAAAAGCGCAGGGAGATGATCGGTAATCGCAACGCCGAGGCGACCACATCCGGCCTGCTCACCGGCGTCTTCTCCAAGGGCGCGATGCCCTGCGGTTTCAACAGCGCCGCTCAGCGTGAGCGATGTGGAGTCCTTGATCAACGAGATCAAGCGGCCCCCCATGCGACCGGCTGCTCCGACCACGATGGTGTTAATCATGGCTGACCGGGCTGGAGCATGGTGCTGCATGTGTGTGCAATGATGGGGAACGGGGTCTGGTCGAGGACCATTGACGGGCTGGCTCGATCAGATGAGGCCGTAATCCTTGAGCACCCGCGTCAGACGATCCCGGTTGTCGGGCAGGAGCGGACAGAGAGGCAACCGCAATTCCGGATCAATCTTCCCCATGAGACCAAGGGCTTCCTTCACGGGGATCGGGTTGGTTTCCAAAAAGAGCGCCGCAAAGAGCGGGGACAGTTTGTAGTGCAGCCGCCGAGCCTCATCCCAGCGGTTCGCCAAGGCCGCTGCGGCCATCGCCGACATGTCCTTGGGAAGAAGGTTGGCGGTGACGGTGATGACCCCCTTGCCGCCCAAGGCCATGATCGGCAAGGTCAAGGGGTCGTCCCCCGATAAGACCGTGATGCGCTCCCCGCACATCTGCACGATATCGGACGTCTGCTGGACCGATCCGCTGCCCTCCTTGATCCCGACGATATTGGAACAAGCAGTCAGGCGCGAAACCGTGACCGGCAGCAGGTTGACCCCCGTCCGGCCGGGGATGTTGTAGAGCACCAGGGGAAGATCGACGGCCTCCGCCACGGCCTTATAGTGACGGAACAGCCCCTCCTGTGTGGGTTTGTTGTAATAGGGGGTAATCAACAGTGCCCCGTCCGCTCCCGCCTGCTTGGCGTGTTTAGTCAGGGCAATGGCCTCATCCGTGCTGTTTGAGCCGGTTCCGGCAATGACCGGCACCCGGCGCTTCACCACCTCCACGGTCAACGCCACGACGCGATCATGTTCCTCGTGCGAGAGCGTGGCGGACTCGCCGGTCGTCCCGCAGGGCACAATGCCGGCCGTGCCGTTGACGATCTGAAATTCGATCAAGTCGCCGAGCGCGCGCTCGTCAACCTTGCCGTTCCGAAACGGCGTGACGATCGCGACGATGGATCCGGTAAACATAGCGCTGCCTCCGTCCTTGGCGTCAATTCAGGAACGCCGGTATAGCTTCTCCCTTGACCAGGTCCTCATAGGTCTCGCGCGCGCGGATGAGGTGCGCCTCGCCGCCCCGGACCAGGACTTCCGGCGAGCGAGGCCGGGAATTGTAGTTCGACGACATCACAAACCCATAGGCGCCCGCGCTCATGACGGCTAAAAATTCGCCGGGGGGCACCTCCGGCAAGGTACGATCCTTGGCGAGGAAATCGCCGGATTCACAGACCGGCCCGACCACGTCGACCATATGGGTGGCGGCTTGGACAAACCGTTGCTGCACAGGCCTGATCTCATGGTAGGCCCCGTACAGGCTGGGACGGATCAGGTCGTTCATCGCGGCGTCCACGATCACGAAGCGTTTGGCTTCGCCCTGTTTGGTATAGAGGATGCGGGTGATGAGCGAGCCGGCGTTGCCGACGATGTTCCGTCCCGGTTCCATGATCAGCGTGCAGTTCAAGTGCTGCACGAGCGGCGCGATCGCGGCGGCGAGATCCTGCGGCTTTGGCGGCTTCTCGTCGGAATAGGTGATCCCGAGCCCGCCGCCGATATTGATATAACGGATATCGGTGCCGTGAGCCTTCACCTGCTGGACCAAACCCAGAATCTTTTTCAAAGCCTCCACGAAGGGCGTGACCTCGGTCAGTTGCGAGCCGATATGTTTGTGGACTCCCACCACCTCGATATGCTTGAGCGAGGTCGCGAGCTTGAACTCC
The DNA window shown above is from Nitrospira tepida and carries:
- the dapB gene encoding 4-hydroxy-tetrahydrodipicolinate reductase, which gives rise to MINTIVVGAAGRMGGRLISLIKDSTSLTLSGAVETAGHRALGEDAGEQAGCGRLGVAITDHLPALLEQGEVVIDFSSPASSLANLGEVSKRKRAMVIGTTGFTPQETGELKRLAQQVPCVFSPNMSVGVNVLFKVLAEIAKTLGEEYDIEVIEAHHRLKKDAPSGTAMKIAEVLARAMNRDLGQVGVYERHGMIGERTRQEIGVQTIRAGDIVGDHTVLFGGLGERIEVTHRAHSRDAFARGALRAAQWVVAQPPGLYDMLDVLRLR
- the dapA gene encoding 4-hydroxy-tetrahydrodipicolinate synthase, translating into MFTGSIVAIVTPFRNGKVDERALGDLIEFQIVNGTAGIVPCGTTGESATLSHEEHDRVVALTVEVVKRRVPVIAGTGSNSTDEAIALTKHAKQAGADGALLITPYYNKPTQEGLFRHYKAVAEAVDLPLVLYNIPGRTGVNLLPVTVSRLTACSNIVGIKEGSGSVQQTSDIVQMCGERITVLSGDDPLTLPIMALGGKGVITVTANLLPKDMSAMAAAALANRWDEARRLHYKLSPLFAALFLETNPIPVKEALGLMGKIDPELRLPLCPLLPDNRDRLTRVLKDYGLI
- the lysA gene encoding diaminopimelate decarboxylase gives rise to the protein MEDFQYREGELYCEDVPVSRIIKEYGTPCYIYSHASLLRQYRAYDSAFSGIPHIIAFAMKANSNLAILRLMAKEGSGVDIVSGGELFRALRAGVPPQKIVFAGVGKNPDEIRDALKTDILMFNVESSAELQAINDVAASMGVRARVALRINPDIDPKTHPYISTGLKKSKFGIAADRALEEFKLATSLKHIEVVGVHKHIGSQLTEVTPFVEALKKILGLVQQVKAHGTDIRYINIGGGLGITYSDEKPPKPQDLAAAIAPLVQHLNCTLIMEPGRNIVGNAGSLITRILYTKQGEAKRFVIVDAAMNDLIRPSLYGAYHEIRPVQQRFVQAATHMVDVVGPVCESGDFLAKDRTLPEVPPGEFLAVMSAGAYGFVMSSNYNSRPRSPEVLVRGGEAHLIRARETYEDLVKGEAIPAFLN